Genomic window (Streptomyces yatensis):
TCGCACGATCTGCGCGAGCACGATCTGGTGGTGATGGCGCTGTCCCGGGACCGCTATGGGCTCGGCGCGGAGGCGTACGACGCGTTCGTGGCGGAGTACGGCTGGGACGTCCGGGAGTGGCCCGGCTGCGGGGTGCTGCGCGGCGCGCGGGAGACGGCGAGCTGCGCCTGGGTCGCCCAGCACGCCCCGGGCAACCCGGCGGCGCGCGCCGAGTTCACCCGCCGCATCGCCTCCCTGCGGGAGGACGACCCGACGGTGCGCTGGCACACGTTCTGAGCAATTCGCTCAGGCGCGCCACCCCGGGTCGCGGCCGCTCAAGGCGATCGCGCGGTCCAGCGGAGGCGCGTCGGCCGGGACGGGGATCCTGGGGCCGAACAGCTCCTGGGGGCGCTCCTCGTCCGGGACCGCCGACAGCCATCCGATGACGGCCTCGGCGCTGCGAGCATCGCAGTCGTAGGGCTGGCCGGTGGCGCGGGCCAGGTCCCAGCCGTGGATCAGCAGCTCGTCCAGCGCCACGACGCCCATCATCTGGGCGGGCATGGTGACGCCCCCGGCCACCGTGGTGCCCTGCCAGGCGGACGGCTCGCGCCAGGCCGCGGCCATCGCCTCGAGCCGGCGCGGCAGCTCCTGCCGCCACTCGGGGTCAAGCCGGTCCGCCGCCCCCTCCCCGGGGGCGGGGTCGTCCGGGCCCGCCGCGGCCGTGGTCTTCTCCGCCGCCTGGCGCATGCCAATGGCGAGCCCCATGAAGTGGTCGAGCAGATCTCCCACGGAGTAGGTGCCACACGGTGTGGGCGCGCCGAGCTGCTCGTCAGAGACGCCGCTGAGCAGCGCCGTCACCCGCTGGGCGGTGGGTCCGAAATCGATCATGGTGGTCTGTTCATCGGTCACGGTCGTCTTCTCCTCGCTCGAGTCCGTGGTCCGTCCCCCTTACCCGTACGGACCGCACCGCCGTCGGAAACTCATCGGTGCGGCGCGCTCCGATATTCGCCCGGTGGTCGCTCACCCCAGCCCCGGTGGGCCACTACCCCACCACCGCCCCCGCCTCCCGCAGGGGCCAGCCGGCGTCCACGACCGCGTCCGGGGTGCCCTTGCGGCGCAGCCACGACTGGAAGTCGGCCGCCCAGCCCGCGTACCACCCCACCTGCTTGCGGTGGAGGTCCCACAGCTCGAGCCCGGCGACCTCGCGGTGGCGCTCGGCGAGCGCGCAGGCGACCCGCACCGCCGCCAGCGCGTCCGCACCGGCGTCATGGGCGCGGTCGTGCACCACCCCGTACTCCCCGCAGACGGCCTCCAGCGTGCGCTTGCCCTTGCGATAGCGGTCGACGGCTCGGTCTATCGTGTACGGATCCACCACGGGGCCGGTCTCCGCGCCCTCCAGCCGCTCGCTCAGCGGGCGCAGCCCGTGCCGCCCCAACTCGGCGGCGAGCAGGCTGAGATCGAACGCCGCGTTGTACGCCACCACCGGGGCGCCGGCGCGCCAGTGGGCCACCAGCACCTCGGCGACCTCCTCGACCACCTCACGCGCGGGCCGGCCCTCCGCCGCCGCCCGCTCATTGGTGATCCCGTGCACCGCCACGGCGCCGTCGGGGATGGGCACTTGAGGATCGGCCAGCCACTCGCGCCGCCCTATCGGCTCCCCGTCCCTCACCTCGACCACGGCCGCCGTCACGATCCGTGACGTCCGCGGATCGGTGCCCGTCGTCTCCAGATCGAATCCGATCAGCAGCCCCCGATGCCAGCCCATGACCGCCCCTCCCTTTGTCGTACTTCCCCCAGGTGTGCACCACCTTCCCACGCACCACTGACAACGACCGGTGAAGGACCTCCGGGGCCGCGGGCCCGACGAGCCGCAACCCCGCGAGCCACCACCCGGTGCCCCACGACAAGTCCTCAGACGTCTGAGGACTCTGTGTTAAAGTCCCGCCGTCCTCGGAAGATCGTTCGGGAAGGAAGGCGCGGCGCGGTGGCGGAGACGGCACGGTTGCGGCACGGGCCCGTGGTGCCGCGGGTCGAGAGCGCCCTGCGCGCGATGCTCGCGGAGGGCCGGTGGCGGCCCGGTGAGCGGCTGCCCAACGAGGTGGCGCTCGCCGCCGAACTGGGCGTGGGCCGCTCCTCGGTGCGGGAGGCCGTGCGGCTGCTGGCCCATGACGGGCTGGTGGAGGTGCGCCATGGTTCGGGCACCTACGCAGCCGAGCCCCCGACCCCCGCCGCGGAGGGCGATATGCGGCGGCTGTTGCGCCGGGCCCGGCTGCGCGAGGTGTACGAGGTGCGCCGCGCCCTGGAAGTGGAGGCCGCCCGGCTGGCCGCCGGGCGCCTGCGCCCCGAGGACATCGGGCGGCTGCGGGACCGTCTCGCGCTGCGCGAGGAGCGGGCCGGAGGCGATCCGGCCGCCTTCGTGGACGCCGATCTGGCCTTCCACCGGGCCGTGGTGGAGCTGTCCGGGAACGCCGTGCTGCTCGGCCTGTTCACCTCCGTCCTGCCGGTGCTGCGCGCCGCGCTGGTGGAGATGGTCAGCTACGAGACGGCACTGCCCGATGTGTCGTGCGCCCACGCCGAGCTGCTGGACGGGCTGGCGCGCGGGGACGCCGACGCCGCGATCGCGGCCACGGTCTCCCATCTCGAGGCCGTCATGGAACTGTTCGACAGCGAAAAGGAGGTGGCGGCCCCGTGACCGCCCCGGCCGTCCCCGTACTCAGGCTGCGCGATGTGGATGTGGTGCGCGACGGCACCCCGCTGCTGCGCTCGATCTCGCTCACCGTCCACCAGGGGGAGCACTGGGCGCTGCTCGGCTCCAACGGCGCGGGCAAGTCCACCCTGCTGAGCCTCGCGGGCGCGCTGGTGCACCCGACGCACGGCACGGTGGAGGTCCTCGGGCGCACGCTGGGGCGGGTGGATCTGCGGGAGCTGCGGTCGTTCGTGGGCCATGTCGATCCCCGGCATCCGCTGCGCTCCCCGCTGCGGGTGCGGGACGTGGTGCTCACCGGGCTGACCAACACCGTGGAGCCGGTCCCCCGACGCCACTCCACTCCCGAGCAGCGGGAGCGGGCCGACCGGCTGCTGACCACCCTCGGCATGGGCGGGAAGCTGGACGCGCGCTGGCCGACCCTGTCGCAGGGCCAGCGCGGCCGGGTGCTGATCGCCCGGGCGCTGATGCCCCTCCCCCGGCTGCTGCTGCTCGACGAACCGGCCACCGGCCTGGACCTGGCCGCCCGTGAACAGCTGCTGGAGAGCCTGGACACCCTGCGCCGGGAACACCCCGAGCTGGCCACCGTCCTGGTGACCCATCACCTGGAGGAGCTGCCCGCCAGCACCACCCACGCGATGCTGCTGCGGGAGGGCGAAGTGCTGAGCGCGGGGGAGGTCGACGCGGTCCTGACCACCGACGCCATCAGCAAGTGCTTCGACCACCCGGTGCACATCAGCCGCACCGACGGCCGCTGGGCCGCCCGGGCGCTACGGCCGCCGTACCAGGGCGCGGACCATCCGGCTCATCACAGCGGACCGTCCGGCTCATAACAGCGGTCAGGACACCGGCCGGGAGTCCGCCCAGACGCTCTCGAACTCCTCGCGGTAGGTGCCGAAGAGCCCGCCCTCGCCCTCTTGGGCCCCGCCCTCGCGGACGACGTCGCTGCCCCGCCCGCCGCCGCGCAGCACGAGGACCGGGGCCTCCATGCCCCGGGCCTTGCGCAGATACGGCTGGACGACCGCGAGGCCGTCCGCGCCGTCGCCGTTGACCAGGTAGGCGGTGAAGCGGGGGGTCTCGTCGAAGACATGGATCTCGAACGCGTCCGGGTCCCGCAGCCGGGCGCGCACCCGCCGCATATGGAGGATGTTCATCTCCACCGAGCGGCTCATCTCGCCCTTCTTCAGGCCGAGTTCGCGCTCCCGCCGCCGTACCGCGCTGCTCGCCGGGTTGAGGAAGAGCAGCCGGGCCCGGCAGCCGGATTCGGCCAGCCGGACCAGCCGGCGGCCCGAGTAGTTCTGGACCAGGAGGTTGAGCCCGATGCCGACGGCGTCGAGCCGGCGGGCGTTGCCGAAGAGGTCCTCGGCGGGGAGCTGGCGCTGCAGCCGCACCCGGTCGGGATGGACGCCCACGACGTCGGCGTAGCGGTCGCCGACGAGGTCCTCGACGGCGTCGATGGGCAGCCGGTCGGCGGAGGGGGAGCCGGTGCCGCTGCCGAGGATCTCCAGCAGCCGGGCGGAGGCGCGCTCGGCCTGGGCGAGGACGGTCACGGACAGGGCGCGGTTGCGGGAGACGACATTGCGGGCGACCTCCAGCTCGTCCAGGGCCAGCTCGACCTCGCGGCGGTCGTCGAGGTACGGCTCGAAGCACGGCCAGTGCTGGACGAGGAGTTCCCGCAGCTGCGGCAGGGTCAGGAAGCTGACGACATTGTCGTCGGCCGGGTCGAGCAGATAGCCCTTGCGCCGGCTCACCTCCCGGACCGCGACCGCCCGCTGCACCCATTCCTGCCCGGCGGGGCCGGCGGCGGCGATGACCCAGTCCTCGCCGTGGACCGGTTCGTAGATGGGCCGCAGTACGGCGTTGACGACCGCGCGCAGCCGCTGTTCCACGAGGTTGAGCCAGATATAGGCCCGCCCGGCCCGGCGTGCGCGTGTGCGCACCTCGCTCCAGGCGTCGGCGCCCCAGTCCAGTTCCGCTCCGATCTCCATCGGCCGCACCAGGGACACTGCGCCGGGAGGTGCGTCGGTGGAGCCGTCACCCCCGGGACCTCCGTCACCGGGGGGCAGCTCCAGCCCGCCCGAGCTCACCTGTGCACCGCCTTCCGCCCCCGTCCAACGATCACCGCAGACTACTGCGCTGGCGGGGGCGGTGCGACACTCAGGTCCTGCCTATCGGGTCAACGTTCCTCTTCTGTATGGCCGTTGTGTCCGGACAGTGCAGGAGGCGTGAGGGGATTCATAGCGGTGACGTCGCGCGGGGAGAGCTGGAAGCCCTGCCAGTGCAGCGGCATGGGCTCCTGGTCCTCATCCCGGGCGATGTGATGGAACCCGATGTTGACCCATACGATCGGGTGTTTGAGGGTCTGGCCATTGACCCACTTGTCGACGCTCTTGCCCGCACCGGCGCCGCAGTTGCGCAGATTGTTGCTGGCGAACTGCTCACACTTCTTGTACTCGGTGAAGTAGACGTCGTGCTTGGTGAAACTACGGCCCTGGTACTTGGTGGTGTGGCCGGGGACGATCTCGTAGCTGCGCGGATGGCCGTCCTTGTTCTTGCCCGTGGAGCTGACCACGCGCCACCAACGGGCCGGTGCCGCGTCGCCCGCCAGCTCCTTGGTGACCTTGGTGCGGGTGGTCTTGGTCTTCGGGATCCGCCCCGAGGTCGCGGTGGTCTTCGAGTCGTACTGCTCGACCTTGCTCTTGGACGAGCCGTCGAGCCCGAAGTTCAGCCGCCAGAAGACGTTGTGGGCGTGGCTGGTGGCGTAGTCCTTGGCGCCCTTGCCGAGGGGCCAGCCGCGGCCGTCGCCCGCGTCGTAGTCCATCGGGGAGAGCGTGCCGGTGGCGCCGACCTGCATGGTCATGGTGCCGTCACCGGCGAACCGCCACTCGGTGATGTACTCGTACCAGCCGACCTGGTTGACGGTGTAGACCAGCAGGTCCTTGCCCTGCAGCTGGTAGACCTTGTTGTCCTCGCCGGCTCCGAAGCCCCCCGTGCCCATGCGGTAGGCGTGGCCGCGGGCCCGGGTGGTGGCGCACAGGCCCTTCACATTCGGATGCTCGGGGTCCCAGGCGTCGGGCACCCGCACGGTCTTGATGGTGCCGCCGGGGCATTCGGCCGGGTCGAGCTGCTGCAGCCCCTGGGCGAAGCCCTGCCCGGTGAGGTCGTCGTACTCATTGCTGCCGTCGTCGTACGGCACATGGATCTGGCCCAGCTTGGCCGAGGTCAGCACCTTGATCGGGGCGCTTTCGCCCTTGGGCTGGTACGAGACCTTGTCGAGCACCAGACCGGCGTTGCTCTCGTAGTGCCAGCACATCCGCCAGGTGGTGCCGCCGTCCAGCTTCTGCTCGATTCTGTACGGGGCGCTGCAATCCGCCGCGGCCGGGCTCTGCGGGGCCGCCTGGGCGGTGCCGACCGGCCCGGCGGCGACCGCCACGGTGCCGAGCAGCGCCGAGGCGCCGATGGCCGCCGCGACCCGGGCACGGGCGCGGCGGAGCCTGCTTTCAGGCATGGAAGGACTCCTGTGATGAAGGTGAGGCATAGGGATGTGCGCTGTGCCGGTGCCTGGCACCCGGCTCAGGTCAGCTTGGCGACCTTGCGGGCGCTCAGGTCGATCACCATCTGCCGGGTGTCGATCCACGGGCCGTTCACCACCCGGGTGAACAGCCGTACGCAGCGGTGCGCGCCGCAGTCCCCGACCGAGGCCGGACCGGGGTTGCCCTCGCCCGCGCGGTAGACGAAGCCGGTGACGGTCAGCTGGTCCGGGCGGGTCAGCGCCTTGCCGGTGGCGTCCTTGAAGTCCTTCTTCAGCCCCTCGCCCAGCTTGTCGTCCATCAGCAGCCGCGCGGCCTCCATCACCTCGTCGCGGTTGGGCGGCGGCTGGACCCCGTGCTGGGTGTCGGTGGCGGTCACCTTGCCGCTGCCGAGGTCGACCGTCTTGGTGACGTAGGTGTCGTCCTTGTAGTCGTAGTACGTCACCTCGGCGCGGCGCGGCGCGTCGGCGGCCCCCACCTCGTCGGGGCCGAGCTCCGCGAGGTCGGTGGAGAGCCGCTCGGGGCCCTTGGCGCCCTTGACGTCCTCGCTGCTCAGCCGGAAGCCGCCGCCGCCCGTGAGGGCCTGGGCGCGCTTCATCTCATCGTCGGTCAGTGGATCGCGGCCGGTGCCGGTGCGGCCCTGCTCGGGCGCGTCCTCCACCACACCGGGCAGCTGCCGGGCCGCCTGGCCCTGTTCCGCCGCCGAGCCCTGGGGTCCCCCACCCGAGCTCTCTTTGCCGGAGGCGCTCCCCGGGAGCGTCACCCCGATCATGACCGCCGTGGCCGTGGCGGCCACGGCGGCGCCGGCCACCACCTTGCCCAGGTGGCGGTGCATCAGCTTGCGCACATCCTCCCCCAATCCCCCCTGTCATCACATCGGACCGCATAGCGGGATA
Coding sequences:
- a CDS encoding TIGR03086 family metal-binding protein yields the protein MTDEQTTMIDFGPTAQRVTALLSGVSDEQLGAPTPCGTYSVGDLLDHFMGLAIGMRQAAEKTTAAAGPDDPAPGEGAADRLDPEWRQELPRRLEAMAAAWREPSAWQGTTVAGGVTMPAQMMGVVALDELLIHGWDLARATGQPYDCDARSAEAVIGWLSAVPDEERPQELFGPRIPVPADAPPLDRAIALSGRDPGWRA
- a CDS encoding 3'-5' exonuclease → MGWHRGLLIGFDLETTGTDPRTSRIVTAAVVEVRDGEPIGRREWLADPQVPIPDGAVAVHGITNERAAAEGRPAREVVEEVAEVLVAHWRAGAPVVAYNAAFDLSLLAAELGRHGLRPLSERLEGAETGPVVDPYTIDRAVDRYRKGKRTLEAVCGEYGVVHDRAHDAGADALAAVRVACALAERHREVAGLELWDLHRKQVGWYAGWAADFQSWLRRKGTPDAVVDAGWPLREAGAVVG
- a CDS encoding FadR/GntR family transcriptional regulator, which gives rise to MAETARLRHGPVVPRVESALRAMLAEGRWRPGERLPNEVALAAELGVGRSSVREAVRLLAHDGLVEVRHGSGTYAAEPPTPAAEGDMRRLLRRARLREVYEVRRALEVEAARLAAGRLRPEDIGRLRDRLALREERAGGDPAAFVDADLAFHRAVVELSGNAVLLGLFTSVLPVLRAALVEMVSYETALPDVSCAHAELLDGLARGDADAAIAATVSHLEAVMELFDSEKEVAAP
- a CDS encoding ABC transporter ATP-binding protein; this encodes MTAPAVPVLRLRDVDVVRDGTPLLRSISLTVHQGEHWALLGSNGAGKSTLLSLAGALVHPTHGTVEVLGRTLGRVDLRELRSFVGHVDPRHPLRSPLRVRDVVLTGLTNTVEPVPRRHSTPEQRERADRLLTTLGMGGKLDARWPTLSQGQRGRVLIARALMPLPRLLLLDEPATGLDLAAREQLLESLDTLRREHPELATVLVTHHLEELPASTTHAMLLREGEVLSAGEVDAVLTTDAISKCFDHPVHISRTDGRWAARALRPPYQGADHPAHHSGPSGS
- a CDS encoding SAV2148 family HEPN domain-containing protein, with amino-acid sequence MSSGGLELPPGDGGPGGDGSTDAPPGAVSLVRPMEIGAELDWGADAWSEVRTRARRAGRAYIWLNLVEQRLRAVVNAVLRPIYEPVHGEDWVIAAAGPAGQEWVQRAVAVREVSRRKGYLLDPADDNVVSFLTLPQLRELLVQHWPCFEPYLDDRREVELALDELEVARNVVSRNRALSVTVLAQAERASARLLEILGSGTGSPSADRLPIDAVEDLVGDRYADVVGVHPDRVRLQRQLPAEDLFGNARRLDAVGIGLNLLVQNYSGRRLVRLAESGCRARLLFLNPASSAVRRRERELGLKKGEMSRSVEMNILHMRRVRARLRDPDAFEIHVFDETPRFTAYLVNGDGADGLAVVQPYLRKARGMEAPVLVLRGGGRGSDVVREGGAQEGEGGLFGTYREEFESVWADSRPVS
- a CDS encoding copper amine oxidase gives rise to the protein MPESRLRRARARVAAAIGASALLGTVAVAAGPVGTAQAAPQSPAAADCSAPYRIEQKLDGGTTWRMCWHYESNAGLVLDKVSYQPKGESAPIKVLTSAKLGQIHVPYDDGSNEYDDLTGQGFAQGLQQLDPAECPGGTIKTVRVPDAWDPEHPNVKGLCATTRARGHAYRMGTGGFGAGEDNKVYQLQGKDLLVYTVNQVGWYEYITEWRFAGDGTMTMQVGATGTLSPMDYDAGDGRGWPLGKGAKDYATSHAHNVFWRLNFGLDGSSKSKVEQYDSKTTATSGRIPKTKTTRTKVTKELAGDAAPARWWRVVSSTGKNKDGHPRSYEIVPGHTTKYQGRSFTKHDVYFTEYKKCEQFASNNLRNCGAGAGKSVDKWVNGQTLKHPIVWVNIGFHHIARDEDQEPMPLHWQGFQLSPRDVTAMNPLTPPALSGHNGHTEEER
- a CDS encoding Tat pathway signal sequence domain protein — encoded protein: MRKLMHRHLGKVVAGAAVAATATAVMIGVTLPGSASGKESSGGGPQGSAAEQGQAARQLPGVVEDAPEQGRTGTGRDPLTDDEMKRAQALTGGGGFRLSSEDVKGAKGPERLSTDLAELGPDEVGAADAPRRAEVTYYDYKDDTYVTKTVDLGSGKVTATDTQHGVQPPPNRDEVMEAARLLMDDKLGEGLKKDFKDATGKALTRPDQLTVTGFVYRAGEGNPGPASVGDCGAHRCVRLFTRVVNGPWIDTRQMVIDLSARKVAKLT